A stretch of Perognathus longimembris pacificus isolate PPM17 chromosome 1, ASM2315922v1, whole genome shotgun sequence DNA encodes these proteins:
- the Slc31a1 gene encoding high affinity copper uptake protein 1, which yields MDHSHHMGMNNMDHNSTMPPSHHHPTTSASHSHGGGDHNMMRMTFHFDFENVELLFSGLVINTPGEMAGAFVAVFLLAMFYEGLKIARESLLRKSQVSIRYNSMPVPGPNGTILMETHKTVGQQMLSFPHLLQTVLHIIQVVISYFLMLIFMTYNGYLCIAVAAGAGTGYFLFSWKKAVVVDITEHCH from the exons atgGATCATTCCCACCATATGGGGATGAACAATATGGACCACAACAGTACCATGCCCCCATCTCACCATCACCCAACCACTTCAGCCTCACACTCCCATGGTGGAGGAGACCACAACATGATG CGTATGACCTTCCACTTTGACTTTGAGAATGTGGAACTATTATTTTCCGGTTTGGTGATCAACACACCTGGAG AGATGGCTGGAGCTTTTGTGGCTGTGTTTTTACTAGCAATGTTCTATGAAGGACTCAAGATAGCCCGAGAGAGTCTGCTGCGAAAGTCACAAGTTAGTATTCGCTACAATTCCATGCCTGTTCCTGGACCAAATGGAACCATCCTTATGGAGACACACAAAACTGTTGG GCAACAGATGCTGAGCTTCCCTCACCTCCTGCAAACGGTGCTGCATATCATCCAAGTGGTCATCAGCTACTTCCTCATGCTCATCTTCATGACCTACAACGGCTACCTCTGCATCGCAGTAGCAGCAGGGGCTGGAACAGGATACTTTCTCTTCAGCTGGAAGAAGGCAGTGGTAGTAGACATCACAGAGCATTGCCATTAA
- the Cdc26 gene encoding anaphase-promoting complex subunit CDC26, producing MLRRKPTRLELKLDDIEEFESIRKDLEARKKQKEDVDVVGSSDGEGATGLNSDPKSREQMINDRIGYKPQPKPNNRASQFGNFEF from the exons ATGCTGCGACGGAAGCCAACACGTCTGGAGTTGAAGCTTGATgacattgaagagtttgagagcaTCCGAAAGGACCTGGAG GCCCgtaagaaacagaaggaagatgTGGATGTTGTGGGAAGCAGTGATGGAGAAGGAGCCACTGGGCTCAACAGTGACCCCAAAAGTCGGGAACAAATGATTAATGATCGGATTGGCTATAAACCCCAGCCCAAGCCCAACAATCGCGCCTCTCAGTTTGGAAATTTTGAATTTTAG